The proteins below come from a single Acidovorax sp. NCPPB 4044 genomic window:
- a CDS encoding amino acid adenylation domain-containing protein, giving the protein MSDSLLSERRARLTSAQLAQLQQRLRASPRGDAGSGLSGTPAAARVPHRGLPDGAEAPMSWAQQGQWFLWRMEPGNTAYHVGGGLDLEGPLDVGVLQSALQGLLQRHEALRTVFGEASDGTPWQRVLPTVSIHLPCADLSALPAAEHASRLDEIALQVCATPFDLRAGPLLRCALVKLAPQEHRLLLMMHHIVSDAWTVERILDEWAQGYAAGLRGEEQPARTPAPELRYVDFAAWQRGWLQGEEAQQQRTYWQRQLAQEAPVLQIGRADAEAGTVPIAAQWILDVAPVLADGLRKRARAQGSTLFCALLAAFHAVLFRHAGHALQRVGVPVAGRNRPETAGVAGIFINTVVMQAHVAPSMRLSDLLTQVHATALEAREHEDLPFEHLVQVLRPDRGTEGGGLFQVMFNHLGEGDRPLGGWSGLKVQRVDLGLRAAPFALTLETMERAGGGLRAAFRYDAGRLGEQHVQRLAEHYQRVLQALADDASRPIGEVPMLGEAEAACLERWSAGGCRAGEGVPVHRLFERQAVRFPDAPALVFGDEQWSYAELNRRANRLAHRLRALGARPGTLVGVALPRGMELVQALLAVMKSGAAYVPLDPELPPDRLAYLLGDCLPALVLTDTGSRKQLPARPAQPVILLPLDEQEAGMRAAGSDGDPRVELHGEDLAYVIYTSGSTGRPKGAANRHGALANRIDWMQQAYGIGPGDTVLQKTPFGFDVSVWEFFWPLAVGARLAVAPPGAHREPRQLQALFMRHAVTTVHFVPSMLQAFLAQAEPSACASLRHIVCSGEALPAEARQRVFALLPAVGLHNLYGPTEAAIDVTHWTCSAAERGAVPIGRPIAGLRTRVLDAALQPVPMGVTGELCLGGIGLARGYVRRPGLTAERFVADPFEAGERLYRTGDLVRWREDGVLEYLGRLDHQVKIRGQRIELGEIEARLLACPGVREAVAVAVATPSGTALAAYCSAHAGAVLDVAALRERLAGDLPDAMVPAQIVVLGTLPLNANGKVDRKALPALRPAEPAVHVPAQGAVEAALAGMWCELLGLPRVGRTDHFFELGGHSLMAMQLVARVQAGLQAELSVRDVFLHPVLASLARRVDEILPKRPVADALSRLDAFIDDMETAR; this is encoded by the coding sequence ATGAGCGATAGCCTTCTTTCCGAGCGCCGCGCGCGCCTCACCTCTGCGCAACTGGCGCAATTGCAGCAACGTTTGCGTGCATCGCCCCGCGGTGATGCCGGCTCCGGTCTCTCCGGCACGCCGGCCGCTGCACGGGTACCCCACCGCGGCCTGCCCGATGGCGCCGAGGCGCCGATGTCCTGGGCCCAGCAGGGCCAATGGTTCCTCTGGCGCATGGAGCCCGGCAACACCGCGTACCACGTAGGGGGTGGACTGGACCTGGAGGGGCCCCTTGACGTGGGCGTACTGCAATCGGCCCTGCAAGGCCTGCTGCAACGCCATGAGGCGCTGCGCACCGTGTTCGGAGAGGCATCGGACGGAACGCCGTGGCAGCGCGTGCTGCCGACCGTGTCGATCCATCTTCCCTGCGCCGATCTCTCTGCATTGCCCGCCGCCGAGCACGCGTCCCGCCTGGACGAGATTGCCCTGCAGGTGTGCGCGACGCCTTTCGATCTGCGTGCCGGGCCGCTGCTGCGCTGCGCGCTCGTGAAGCTGGCCCCGCAGGAGCATCGCCTGCTGCTGATGATGCACCACATCGTTTCCGATGCCTGGACGGTGGAGCGCATCCTTGACGAATGGGCGCAGGGCTATGCCGCCGGGCTGCGGGGCGAGGAACAACCTGCACGGACGCCTGCGCCGGAGCTGCGCTATGTGGACTTCGCCGCGTGGCAACGCGGATGGCTGCAGGGCGAGGAGGCGCAGCAGCAGCGTACCTACTGGCAGCGGCAATTGGCGCAGGAGGCGCCCGTGCTGCAGATCGGGCGGGCCGATGCGGAGGCAGGCACGGTGCCCATCGCGGCACAGTGGATCCTGGACGTGGCGCCGGTGCTTGCGGATGGCTTGCGCAAGCGCGCGCGCGCCCAGGGATCCACGCTTTTCTGCGCCTTGCTGGCGGCGTTCCACGCAGTGCTGTTTCGCCATGCCGGCCATGCCCTGCAGCGGGTCGGTGTGCCCGTGGCGGGCCGGAACCGGCCTGAAACCGCCGGTGTGGCGGGCATCTTCATCAATACCGTGGTGATGCAGGCGCATGTCGCGCCGTCGATGCGGTTGTCGGATCTTCTGACACAGGTGCATGCGACAGCGCTGGAAGCGCGTGAACACGAAGATCTTCCGTTCGAGCACCTCGTGCAGGTGCTGCGGCCGGACCGTGGTACGGAAGGCGGCGGACTGTTCCAGGTGATGTTCAATCACCTGGGCGAAGGCGATCGCCCGTTGGGCGGCTGGTCGGGCCTGAAAGTGCAGCGCGTCGACCTGGGGCTGCGTGCCGCGCCCTTCGCGCTCACGCTGGAAACCATGGAACGGGCCGGTGGGGGACTGCGCGCTGCTTTCCGCTATGACGCGGGTCGCCTCGGCGAGCAGCACGTGCAGCGTCTGGCCGAGCATTACCAGCGCGTGCTGCAGGCGCTGGCCGATGATGCCTCCCGCCCGATCGGGGAGGTGCCCATGCTGGGCGAGGCCGAAGCCGCCTGCCTGGAGCGTTGGTCGGCCGGCGGCTGCCGCGCAGGCGAAGGGGTGCCTGTGCATCGGCTGTTCGAGCGCCAGGCTGTACGCTTTCCCGATGCGCCTGCGCTGGTTTTCGGCGACGAGCAATGGAGCTATGCGGAGCTCAATCGCCGTGCCAACCGGCTGGCCCATCGGTTGCGTGCGTTGGGAGCCCGGCCTGGCACCTTGGTCGGCGTCGCATTGCCGCGCGGAATGGAGCTGGTGCAGGCACTGCTCGCGGTCATGAAGTCTGGCGCCGCCTATGTGCCGCTGGACCCGGAACTCCCGCCGGACCGGCTGGCCTATCTGCTCGGCGATTGCCTGCCCGCACTCGTGTTGACAGATACCGGCAGCCGAAAACAGCTGCCGGCGCGGCCGGCCCAACCCGTGATCCTCCTGCCCCTGGACGAGCAAGAGGCAGGCATGAGGGCTGCCGGTTCGGATGGCGATCCGCGCGTGGAACTCCATGGCGAGGATCTCGCCTACGTCATCTACACCTCCGGCTCCACGGGCCGCCCCAAAGGGGCAGCGAATCGCCATGGCGCTCTGGCCAACCGCATCGATTGGATGCAGCAGGCCTACGGCATCGGGCCTGGCGACACCGTGCTGCAGAAGACGCCGTTCGGCTTCGACGTGTCGGTGTGGGAATTCTTCTGGCCCCTGGCCGTGGGCGCGCGGCTGGCCGTCGCGCCGCCCGGCGCGCATCGGGAGCCCAGGCAACTGCAAGCCCTGTTCATGCGCCATGCCGTGACCACGGTGCACTTCGTCCCTTCGATGCTGCAGGCCTTCCTGGCACAGGCAGAGCCGTCCGCCTGCGCCAGCCTGCGCCATATCGTCTGCAGCGGCGAGGCGCTTCCTGCCGAAGCCCGGCAGCGGGTGTTCGCGCTGTTGCCGGCCGTGGGCCTGCACAACCTCTACGGCCCCACCGAGGCCGCCATCGACGTGACGCATTGGACCTGCAGCGCTGCGGAACGGGGCGCGGTGCCGATCGGGCGCCCCATCGCGGGCCTGCGCACGCGGGTGCTCGACGCTGCGCTCCAGCCCGTTCCCATGGGGGTCACCGGCGAGCTGTGCCTGGGCGGTATCGGGCTGGCGCGCGGCTACGTCCGGCGCCCGGGGCTCACTGCGGAACGTTTCGTGGCCGACCCTTTCGAGGCCGGGGAGAGGCTCTACCGCACGGGGGACCTCGTGCGCTGGCGCGAAGACGGTGTCCTGGAATACCTGGGCCGGCTGGACCACCAGGTGAAGATCCGCGGCCAGCGCATTGAACTCGGCGAGATCGAAGCGCGGCTGCTGGCCTGCCCCGGCGTGCGGGAGGCCGTGGCGGTGGCTGTCGCCACGCCCTCGGGCACCGCCCTGGCGGCCTACTGCAGTGCCCATGCGGGTGCTGTTCTGGATGTGGCGGCGTTGCGCGAGCGGCTCGCCGGCGATCTGCCCGATGCCATGGTGCCTGCGCAGATCGTGGTGCTGGGCACCTTGCCGCTCAACGCGAACGGCAAGGTGGATCGCAAGGCGCTTCCGGCGCTGCGCCCGGCCGAACCCGCAGTGCATGTCCCGGCGCAAGGCGCAGTGGAGGCGGCGCTGGCGGGCATGTGGTGCGAACTGCTGGGCCTGCCGCGCGTGGGCCGCACCGATCACTTTTTCGAGCTGGGCGGGCACTCGCTGATGGCCATGCAACTCGTGGCCCGTGTGCAGGCCGGGCTGCAGGCAGAGCTGTCGGTGCGGGATGTCTTCCTGCACCCCGTGCTCGCCAGCCTTGCGCGGCGGGTGGATGAAATCCTGCCGAAGCGCCCCGTGGCCGATGCGCTTTCGCGCCTCGATGCCTTCATCGACGACATGGAGACCGCCCGATGA
- a CDS encoding type I polyketide synthase: MTTLSSHEPGGLEIAIVGMAGRFPGAPDIDTFWQRIRDGVESVKHYTDAELAALGVPESLRNDPDYVKAGMPLDGFDRFDAEFFGFTPREAEQLDPQQRLFLESAWACLEHAGCDPSRWQGKVGVYGGEGPSVYLMRHLLPSSGLDGGAGIADVLGLMGANAGSSLCTRVAYKLDLRGPAVTVQTACSTSLMAVHMACQALLGQECDMALAGGVWLNLLQQGGYRYQAGAILSPDGHCRAFDADAAGTVIGSGAGVVALKRLEDALRDGDTVHAVIKGSAANNDGSAKVGFTAPSVDGQAEVIRSAQLIAGVSADTIGYIEAHGTGTALGDPIEIAALTQAFRLDTERRGFCAVGSVKTNVGHLDAAAGVAGLIKAAMALKHRQLPPSLHWRKPHPQIDFAASPFYVNTQATPWPEGPFPRRAGVSSFGIGGTNVHVVLEEAPASAVPVAPMDGAWHVLPVSARTEPALRESRIQLAAHLARQPVAELADVAHTLQSGRRAWPWRAAVVAHEPGLAAQRLEAPQPLPVRVAGTPPEVVFLFPGAGSQHVGMARDLYRHHAVFRQALDECADVLRRETGLELRTLIHPPAGEETAAAERLARIDASQPALFAVEYALAQWWMSCGVRPALMLGHSLGEYVAACIAGVFSLTDAMRIVAWRGQLMATLAPGAMTSVSLSEPEVAPFLVHGCDLAAVNGDAVCVLAGTRDAIERTEQALREQGHLPRRVHVPVASHSRLVEPIVAELERRIAAVPRQVPRLPFISNVTGRQVTAEEATSPAYWGRHLRGTVRFRDGLDTVLSQPGRVVLEVGPGEAMAGLARQHAAAASAAGIWASQAHPQQQERNGQQLAHAVAGLWMAGVDIDWSALRDGGPRRSVPLPTYPFQRQRFWVEAGSRDPSVLHPGPADAAPGGMYYAPCWRPGNATQADPAAAGPARGDTVLLYAGNGLPLADRCAAVLEERGARVVRAQAADAFLRTGSDSYGLRPEHRADHAALWRDAGDISHVFHFSGIGGGEPGASSSQVPAWELGYFSLMALAQGLEDAGVTRAVSLTVVTDRMEEVAGTEELVPEKATLLGIAKVMGQEMPHVACRVVDVVLPRANSVAEEQLARALADEPARSADDFLVAWRGAQRWVKAYEPAPPPPVSAQRLRPGSVVVITGGLGGVGLALARYLGRTHGARLVLTGRTPLPPRPTWPQLLAQRDLPPAQRRRLEQLQELDAQGIAWMDVAADTTDPMQWRAALDAIHARFGPVNGVVHAVVEPGRGMLATRTREQVEAAFAPKVRGTQALLEAVRSEPLDFVLLCSSVASLIGGLGRSDYAAANAYLDALATLCRREYAWPVFSVNWDAWRDVGIAVDMDVPEGLGLDEKTGAAVFECIVNGPAVPQTVVSVTPLAQRLKPLDGLVDAIQDVPEAGPALDAGHPRPVLSTPYRAPEEGVEADLTALWTEALGIDGLGADDNLFELGGDSLLAIRLLSRVRKTYGVEIHPAAFFKAPTVSELAQLVELRLIEDIEREASGASQSESRAATLQTD, encoded by the coding sequence ATGACTACCCTTTCTTCCCATGAGCCCGGGGGGCTGGAGATCGCCATCGTCGGCATGGCCGGCCGCTTTCCTGGCGCACCCGACATCGACACGTTCTGGCAGCGCATCCGGGACGGCGTGGAATCGGTGAAGCACTACACCGACGCGGAACTCGCGGCATTGGGGGTGCCGGAGTCATTGCGCAACGATCCGGACTATGTCAAGGCCGGCATGCCGCTCGATGGGTTCGACCGCTTCGATGCCGAGTTCTTCGGCTTCACTCCACGTGAGGCGGAGCAGCTCGATCCACAGCAGCGGCTCTTCCTGGAAAGTGCCTGGGCATGCCTGGAGCACGCGGGTTGCGACCCATCGCGCTGGCAAGGCAAGGTCGGGGTGTATGGGGGCGAAGGCCCGAGCGTCTACCTCATGCGCCACCTGCTCCCATCGTCCGGACTGGATGGCGGGGCGGGCATCGCCGATGTTCTGGGGCTCATGGGCGCAAATGCCGGCAGTTCGCTGTGCACCCGTGTGGCATACAAGCTGGACTTGCGCGGGCCCGCAGTCACCGTCCAGACCGCCTGCTCGACGTCGCTCATGGCCGTCCACATGGCGTGCCAGGCACTGCTTGGCCAGGAATGCGACATGGCGCTGGCAGGCGGTGTCTGGCTCAATCTTCTGCAGCAAGGCGGCTACCGCTACCAGGCCGGGGCCATCCTGTCTCCGGACGGCCACTGCCGTGCCTTCGATGCGGATGCCGCTGGTACGGTGATCGGCAGCGGTGCAGGGGTCGTTGCACTCAAGCGCCTCGAAGATGCCTTGCGCGATGGAGACACCGTGCATGCCGTCATCAAGGGCAGCGCAGCGAACAACGATGGATCGGCCAAGGTCGGATTCACGGCACCCAGTGTGGATGGGCAGGCCGAGGTGATCCGCTCGGCCCAGCTCATTGCCGGCGTGTCGGCCGACACCATCGGCTACATCGAGGCGCATGGAACCGGAACCGCGCTGGGCGACCCGATCGAAATCGCCGCGCTCACGCAGGCGTTCCGTTTAGACACGGAGCGCCGCGGCTTCTGCGCAGTCGGATCGGTCAAGACCAATGTTGGCCACCTGGACGCCGCAGCCGGAGTGGCGGGGCTCATCAAGGCAGCCATGGCATTGAAGCACCGCCAGTTGCCTCCCAGCCTGCATTGGCGCAAGCCCCATCCGCAGATCGATTTCGCGGCGAGCCCGTTCTACGTGAACACGCAGGCAACGCCCTGGCCTGAAGGGCCGTTCCCGCGCCGTGCGGGCGTGAGTTCCTTCGGCATCGGTGGCACGAACGTGCATGTGGTGCTGGAAGAGGCTCCGGCAAGTGCGGTTCCCGTGGCGCCGATGGACGGTGCGTGGCACGTGCTGCCGGTCTCTGCCCGCACCGAACCTGCATTGCGGGAGAGCCGCATCCAGCTCGCGGCGCATCTGGCGCGGCAACCGGTGGCCGAGCTTGCGGATGTTGCCCATACGCTCCAATCCGGACGCCGTGCATGGCCATGGCGTGCAGCCGTGGTTGCGCACGAGCCCGGCCTCGCCGCGCAGCGCCTGGAAGCGCCACAGCCATTGCCAGTGCGTGTGGCCGGTACGCCGCCGGAGGTGGTCTTCCTGTTTCCGGGAGCGGGCTCGCAGCATGTCGGTATGGCCCGGGATCTGTACCGCCACCATGCCGTGTTCCGGCAGGCACTGGATGAATGCGCCGATGTCCTGCGGCGAGAGACCGGCCTGGAATTGCGCACGTTGATTCACCCTCCCGCCGGGGAAGAAACGGCGGCTGCCGAGCGCTTGGCGCGCATCGATGCGTCGCAGCCCGCGCTGTTCGCGGTGGAGTACGCGCTGGCGCAATGGTGGATGTCGTGCGGTGTACGTCCTGCCCTGATGCTGGGCCACAGCCTTGGAGAATACGTGGCAGCCTGCATCGCAGGTGTTTTCTCCCTCACCGATGCGATGCGTATCGTGGCGTGGCGGGGGCAACTGATGGCCACCCTGGCGCCCGGTGCCATGACCTCGGTCTCACTGTCGGAACCGGAGGTCGCGCCTTTCCTCGTGCACGGCTGCGACCTGGCGGCCGTGAACGGCGATGCGGTCTGTGTGCTGGCCGGCACGCGGGATGCCATCGAACGCACGGAGCAGGCATTGCGCGAACAGGGCCATCTGCCGCGGAGGGTGCATGTCCCGGTGGCCTCGCACTCCCGGCTCGTGGAGCCCATCGTGGCGGAACTGGAGCGGCGCATCGCCGCGGTGCCGCGGCAGGTGCCTCGCCTGCCATTCATTTCCAACGTCACCGGCAGGCAGGTGACTGCCGAAGAGGCCACGAGCCCTGCGTACTGGGGACGCCACCTCCGCGGAACGGTGCGGTTCCGCGACGGCCTGGATACGGTGCTCTCGCAGCCTGGCCGCGTGGTGCTGGAGGTCGGGCCGGGCGAGGCCATGGCCGGCCTGGCGCGGCAGCACGCCGCTGCCGCATCCGCGGCAGGCATATGGGCCAGCCAGGCCCATCCTCAGCAGCAGGAACGCAACGGCCAGCAGTTGGCGCATGCGGTGGCGGGACTGTGGATGGCCGGCGTGGACATCGACTGGAGCGCTCTTCGTGACGGCGGGCCACGCCGGTCCGTGCCGTTGCCCACTTATCCGTTCCAGCGCCAGCGGTTCTGGGTGGAGGCGGGGTCGCGGGATCCATCCGTACTGCATCCCGGGCCGGCCGATGCCGCTCCTGGCGGGATGTACTACGCACCCTGCTGGCGCCCTGGCAACGCCACGCAGGCCGATCCGGCCGCTGCCGGTCCTGCCCGCGGCGATACCGTTCTGCTGTACGCAGGCAACGGGCTGCCCCTGGCGGACCGATGTGCGGCGGTACTGGAGGAGCGTGGCGCCAGGGTGGTACGGGCACAGGCGGCCGATGCCTTCTTGCGGACGGGCAGCGACAGCTATGGCCTGCGGCCGGAGCACCGCGCCGACCATGCCGCTCTCTGGCGCGATGCCGGCGACATATCCCATGTGTTCCATTTCTCGGGCATTGGCGGGGGCGAGCCGGGCGCTTCCTCCTCGCAGGTGCCAGCCTGGGAGCTTGGGTACTTCAGCCTGATGGCGCTGGCCCAGGGCCTGGAGGATGCGGGTGTGACGCGCGCTGTGTCCCTGACCGTGGTCACCGATCGCATGGAAGAGGTCGCAGGCACCGAAGAACTGGTGCCCGAGAAGGCGACTCTGCTGGGCATCGCCAAGGTGATGGGGCAGGAGATGCCACATGTGGCCTGCCGGGTGGTGGATGTGGTCCTGCCGCGTGCCAACAGCGTTGCGGAAGAGCAATTGGCCCGGGCGCTGGCGGACGAGCCCGCCCGATCCGCAGATGATTTTCTCGTTGCGTGGCGAGGCGCCCAGCGCTGGGTCAAGGCCTATGAACCCGCGCCGCCGCCACCCGTCAGCGCGCAACGCCTGCGGCCCGGCAGTGTGGTGGTGATCACCGGGGGGTTGGGTGGCGTCGGCCTCGCCCTGGCACGCTACCTGGGCCGCACGCATGGCGCCCGTCTCGTCCTCACAGGCCGGACGCCGTTGCCTCCGCGCCCGACATGGCCCCAACTGCTCGCACAGCGCGATCTGCCGCCCGCTCAGCGCCGCCGGCTGGAGCAACTGCAGGAGTTGGATGCGCAGGGCATTGCCTGGATGGACGTGGCGGCCGACACCACCGATCCGATGCAATGGCGGGCCGCACTGGACGCCATCCATGCGCGCTTCGGCCCGGTGAACGGCGTGGTCCATGCCGTGGTGGAGCCGGGGCGCGGCATGCTCGCGACCCGCACCCGTGAGCAGGTGGAGGCAGCATTCGCTCCCAAGGTGCGGGGCACGCAAGCCTTGCTGGAAGCCGTGCGCAGCGAGCCGCTCGATTTCGTGCTGCTCTGCTCTTCGGTGGCCAGCCTCATCGGCGGGCTCGGCCGCAGCGACTATGCGGCAGCCAATGCCTACCTGGACGCATTGGCGACCCTCTGCCGGCGCGAATACGCCTGGCCCGTGTTCTCCGTCAATTGGGATGCCTGGCGCGACGTGGGTATCGCCGTGGACATGGACGTACCCGAAGGCCTGGGCCTGGATGAGAAGACCGGCGCAGCAGTCTTCGAGTGCATCGTCAACGGCCCTGCGGTTCCACAGACGGTGGTGTCGGTCACGCCCCTTGCGCAGCGGCTGAAGCCACTGGACGGCCTGGTGGATGCCATTCAGGACGTGCCAGAGGCCGGGCCCGCGCTGGACGCGGGCCATCCGAGACCCGTGCTCTCGACGCCCTACCGTGCGCCGGAAGAAGGCGTGGAGGCCGATCTCACTGCCTTGTGGACGGAAGCGCTGGGCATCGACGGCCTCGGCGCCGACGACAACCTCTTCGAGCTGGGCGGCGACTCCCTGCTGGCGATCCGGTTGCTCTCGCGCGTGCGCAAGACCTACGGCGTGGAGATCCACCCTGCCGCTTTCTTCAAGGCGCCCACGGTGTCGGAATTGGCCCAGCTCGTGGAGCTGCGCCTGATCGAAGACATCGAGCGCGAGGCATCGGGCGCCTCGCAGTCCGAGAGCCGCGCCGCCACCCTGCAGACCGACTGA